GTCCGATTTGGACCAGTTCAGCATCGGATTCTTGTAAAAACTGTGCAAAAAGCGGTGCCGTATCCACCTGCGTATCACTGATGATGTCCACGATGAGCTGGTGGACATTTTTCTTCGCTCCAACAACGTGGGTCACCATTTCCCGCAAATCTTCTGTATTGCGTGCACATTTGGCGACGGAACGAGCAATGATAAAAACACTAATGTCATTTGTGTTTTTTTGCAGGAGGGTTAAGAGAGCAGGTACGGCGAGCTTGGAGCGCATGATCCCCAAATTGTAAGCGGCATCCACTCTCGTCCATTTCCACCAGCCATTTAGTCTTTGCATGTCCAGCTCTACGAGTCCCATATCCTCGCAGAGCCAGATCAGCTTGTCCCGATGAATGCCAGTAACCCGCTCCATCAGCTCAAACAGCTTTTTCTGAATGATTTGCTTTTCTTTTGGTGTCACAGCGCCATAAGGCACTTGCAAACGCTCCTCTTCTTCCCCGTGTGCTTGGAGGTAAACGAAGTAGTCGCGATATTTTTCCAAACAACGCATGGTCTGTTTCTCCACCGAAATGTTGCGCAGCTTCAGTGCGAACAAGACAAGCAAGCCTAGTACTGTCAATCCACATAGCGCGTACAGAAAAACAATTGCCGTCGCCAATGGTGTTTGCACGTTTGCCACTCTCCTATCCAATCAAGGCTGAGTCCCGATCTTCACCGGAGCCTCAATCTCATGGAATGCTTTTTTTAGTATGGAATAGCTCTGTTTTTTGCGTTCGTGATAGCCTACCTGCTCCCATCCTTGCCATGTATACATCGGGAGCTTCGTCACTGCGTAAGCGTTTTGCCCGATGATTTGTTTCGTCGCTGTATCCACCAGGAGCGGCAGGATGCGTATGCCTTTCGTCTTCTTCGTCGTGAAGCTTTTGCCATCATCTTCATAGCTCATGACGGACAAGGAGCTCGGGTCTGTAAATCCAAGCAGCATCCACGGTACTCTCAGCTCTACCACTTTGCCCTTTGCTTGCCAGGCGGTTCGTGAGTCGTACTGCGGGTCTTGGGAATCTGTCGTTCCCCGGATTAGCTTGCCGACCTCGACTTCCTCCAACGGATAGTACTTCTTGCTATCTGGCGGCTCCATCTCCAAGCTAACGGCCAGCTTCCACGGCTTGAATATCCCGGAATTGTCTTTTTTCTCCGCTTCCTTGACCGCAAGCATGCCGTAGCGTTTTCCGTATAAGCGAGCATGAAAGTCGTAATTGGCAGCGATTTGAATCTGGCTCTCGTCTGCTTTTCCCAACGCGATCAGCGTTTCTAGACCCTCATCCAGCGTCAGGCCTGGCAGCTGAGCAGCATGCTTGTTCCCGCCAGGAAGCGTATCAACGCCCACATAAAGCTGTTGTTTTGCCGGGTCAAACTCTTCCTTCAACTGAGCAAGGAAATAGACGTACCCTTCATCATGTGTCATCCAGATTTCGTCGACGCCTGGGACTTGAACATCGAGGCGTTG
This genomic stretch from Brevibacillus sp. DP1.3A harbors:
- a CDS encoding HEAT repeat domain-containing protein, whose translation is MQTPLATAIVFLYALCGLTVLGLLVLFALKLRNISVEKQTMRCLEKYRDYFVYLQAHGEEEERLQVPYGAVTPKEKQIIQKKLFELMERVTGIHRDKLIWLCEDMGLVELDMQRLNGWWKWTRVDAAYNLGIMRSKLAVPALLTLLQKNTNDISVFIIARSVAKCARNTEDLREMVTHVVGAKKNVHQLIVDIISDTQVDTAPLFAQFLQESDAELVQIGLIGYAVHAQPGIEPALYQLIQSPDKEVRIKAVKLMCRDIRYMNEQTVTAFMNHKDWEIRAMTAKAIGSLKLHSYIPSLKKAVGDVNWWVRHHSARSLAQLEVEGFAALCEILQEERNGHKSEMAHQVIQEELEKEKLVLQGATATEKLVQYNEKLHMYRKSYRKTISTVQALER